A region of Arabidopsis thaliana chromosome 5, partial sequence DNA encodes the following proteins:
- the WOX2 gene encoding WUSCHEL related homeobox 2 (WUSCHEL related homeobox 2 (WOX2); CONTAINS InterPro DOMAIN/s: Homeobox (InterPro:IPR001356), Homeodomain-like (InterPro:IPR009057); BEST Arabidopsis thaliana protein match is: WUSCHEL related homeobox 1 (TAIR:AT3G18010.1); Has 921 Blast hits to 921 proteins in 61 species: Archae - 0; Bacteria - 0; Metazoa - 0; Fungi - 0; Plants - 921; Viruses - 0; Other Eukaryotes - 0 (source: NCBI BLink).): protein MENEVNAGTASSSRWNPTKDQITLLENLYKEGIRTPSADQIQQITGRLRAYGHIEGKNVFYWFQNHKARQRQKQKQERMAYFNRLLHKTSRFFYPPPCSNVGCVSPYYLQQASDHHMNQHGSVYTNDLLHRNNVMIPSGGYEKRTVTQHQKQLSDIRTTAATRMPISPSSLRFDRFALRDNCYAGEDINVNSSGRKTLPLFPLQPLNASNADGMGSSSFALGSDSPVDCSSDGAGREQPFIDFFSGGSTSTRFDSNGNGL, encoded by the exons CTGGAAAATCTTTACAAGGAAGGAATACGAACTCCGAGCGCCGATCAGATTCAGCAGATCACCGGTAGGCTTCGTGCGTACGGCCATATCGAAGGTAAAAACGTCTTTTACTGGTTCCAGAACCATAAGGCTAGGCAACGCCAAAAGCAGAAACAGGAGCGCATGGCTTACTTCAATCGCCTCCTCCACAAAACCTCCCGTTTCTTCTACCCCCCTCCTTGCTCAAACG TGGGTTGTGTCAGTCCGTACTATTTACAGCAAGCAAGTGATCATCATATGAATCAACATGGAAGTGTATACACAAACGATCTTCTTCACAGAAACAATGTGATGATTCCAAGTGGTGGCTACGAGAAACGGACAGTCACACAACATCAGAAACAACTTTCAGACATAAGAACAACAGCAGCCACAAGAATGCCAATTTCTCCGAGTTCACTCAGATTTGACAGATTTGCCCTCCGTGATAACTGTTATGCCGGTGAGGACATTAACGTCAATTCCAGTGGACGGAAAACACTCcctctttttcctcttcaGCCTTTGAATGCAAGTAATGCTGATGGTATGGGAAGTTCCAGTTTTGCCCTTGGTAGTGATTCTCCGGTGGATTGTTCTAGCGATGGAGCCGGCCGAGAGCAGCCgtttattgatttcttttctgGTGGTTCTACTTCTACTCGTTTCGATAGTAATGGTAATGGGTTGTAA
- the LTP3 gene encoding lipid transfer protein 3 (lipid transfer protein 3 (LTP3); FUNCTIONS IN: lipid binding; INVOLVED IN: response to water deprivation, response to abscisic acid stimulus; LOCATED IN: cell wall, apoplast; EXPRESSED IN: 22 plant structures; EXPRESSED DURING: 11 growth stages; CONTAINS InterPro DOMAIN/s: Bifunctional inhibitor/plant lipid transfer protein/seed storage (InterPro:IPR016140), Plant lipid transfer protein/seed storage/trypsin-alpha amylase inhibitor (InterPro:IPR003612), Plant lipid transfer protein/Par allergen (InterPro:IPR000528), Plant lipid transfer protein/hydrophobic protein, helical domain (InterPro:IPR013770); BEST Arabidopsis thaliana protein match is: lipid transfer protein 4 (TAIR:AT5G59310.1); Has 30201 Blast hits to 17322 proteins in 780 species: Archae - 12; Bacteria - 1396; Metazoa - 17338; Fungi - 3422; Plants - 5037; Viruses - 0; Other Eukaryotes - 2996 (source: NCBI BLink).), producing MAFALRFFTCLVLTVCIVASVDAAISCGTVAGSLAPCATYLSKGGLVPPSCCAGVKTLNSMAKTTPDRQQACRCIQSTAKSISGLNPSLASGLPGKCGVSIPYPISMSTNCNNIK from the exons ATGGCTTTCGCTTTGAGGTTCTTCACATGCCTTGTTTTAACGGTGTGCATAGTTGCATCAGTCGATGCTGCAATCTCATGTGGCACAGTGGCAGGTAGCTTGGCTCCATGTGCAACCTATCTATCAAAAGGTGGGTTGGTGCCACCTTCATGTTGTGCAGGAGTCAAAACTTTGAACAGTATGGCTAAAACCACACCAGACCGCCAACAAGCTTGCAGATGCATCCAGTCCACTGCGAAGAGCATTTCTGGTCTCAACCCAAGTCTAGCCTCTGGCCTTCCTGGAAAGTGCGGTGTTAGCATTCCATATCCAATCTCCATGAGCACTAACTGCAACAA CATCAAGTGA
- a CDS encoding Bifunctional inhibitor/lipid-transfer protein/seed storage 2S albumin superfamily protein (Bifunctional inhibitor/lipid-transfer protein/seed storage 2S albumin superfamily protein; FUNCTIONS IN: lipid binding; INVOLVED IN: lipid transport; LOCATED IN: endomembrane system; EXPRESSED IN: shoot apex, shoot, embryo, sepal, leaf; EXPRESSED DURING: 4 anthesis, C globular stage; CONTAINS InterPro DOMAIN/s: Bifunctional inhibitor/plant lipid transfer protein/seed storage (InterPro:IPR016140), Plant lipid transfer protein/Par allergen (InterPro:IPR000528), Plant lipid transfer protein/hydrophobic protein, helical domain (InterPro:IPR013770); BEST Arabidopsis thaliana protein match is: lipid transfer protein 4 (TAIR:AT5G59310.1); Has 543 Blast hits to 543 proteins in 92 species: Archae - 0; Bacteria - 0; Metazoa - 0; Fungi - 0; Plants - 543; Viruses - 0; Other Eukaryotes - 0 (source: NCBI BLink).), producing MALALRFFICFVLTVCIVSSVDAEISCGTVVSNLAPCANYLSKGGVVPDLCCEGVEKLNGVAQTMPMPTVHCKGHFWSQPKSSLWSS from the coding sequence ATGGCTTTGGCTCTCAGGTTCTTCATATGCTTCGTTTTGACGGTGTGCATAGTTTCATCAGTAGATGCAGAAATCTCATGTGGCACAGTGGTAAGTAACTTGGCTCCATGTGCCAACTACCTTTCAAAAGGTGGTGTGGTACCGGATCTGTGTTGTGAAGGAGTTGAAAAGTTGAACGGTGTGGCTCAAACCATGCCGATGCCTACAGTCCATTGCAAAGGGCATTTCTGGTCTCAACCCAAGTCTAGCCTCTGGTCTTCCTGA